One genomic window of Bradyrhizobium sp. B124 includes the following:
- a CDS encoding patatin-like phospholipase family protein — translation MLVAAVAVGLGGCATVYNLPGNVPLGAAAADTNGVSDIPSYEDDLLLALSFSGGGTRAAAFSFGVLEELDRVRSSAAGTKTLLDRVDFVSGVSGGSVTAAYFGLKRRAALDDFRERFLLRNAEEGLKTRISLGNIGRALGGGVNDSQFTDWLDQNLFDGARFEALPDDRRPRVWINASDIYNRTPFVFGKTSFDALCSDIRSYRVAEAVAASAAVPLAFAPIVLQTYPGGCAAPLPSWLDRVRNDPNAQPLLRSYAEAQARYRDGSMRYVKLLDGGLVDNYGLSGLSIGLLAAQRPYEPLSERQAAKLRRILFLVVDAGRGISGDFVQTLEGPSGVELVSAAADTAIDASVRSSYAAFTALASDWSGKLKHWRCGLSAADRTRLGVGAGWKCGDVAIYVERLGFDRLGPERAGILNAIPTRLSLPPEQVDQLITGGADALRSSKAYQQFRRGL, via the coding sequence TTGCTGGTGGCTGCGGTGGCGGTGGGCCTTGGCGGCTGCGCAACCGTCTACAATCTCCCGGGCAACGTGCCGCTCGGCGCCGCGGCTGCCGACACCAACGGTGTCAGCGATATTCCAAGCTATGAAGACGATCTGCTGCTTGCGCTGTCGTTCTCCGGCGGCGGCACGCGCGCCGCGGCGTTTTCGTTCGGCGTGCTGGAAGAGCTCGACCGGGTGCGCTCCAGCGCCGCCGGCACCAAGACACTGCTCGACCGTGTCGACTTCGTCTCCGGCGTCTCCGGCGGATCGGTCACCGCCGCCTATTTCGGATTGAAGCGCCGTGCGGCGCTCGACGATTTCCGCGAACGCTTCCTGCTGCGCAATGCCGAGGAGGGACTGAAGACCAGGATCTCACTCGGCAATATCGGGCGCGCGCTGGGCGGCGGCGTCAACGACAGCCAGTTCACCGACTGGCTCGATCAAAACCTGTTCGACGGCGCGCGGTTCGAGGCATTGCCAGATGACCGCCGGCCGCGGGTGTGGATCAACGCGTCAGACATCTACAATCGCACGCCGTTCGTGTTCGGCAAGACGTCGTTCGATGCGCTGTGCAGCGACATTCGCTCCTATCGTGTCGCCGAAGCGGTGGCGGCATCCGCCGCGGTACCGTTGGCATTCGCCCCGATCGTGCTGCAAACCTATCCCGGCGGCTGCGCCGCGCCGCTGCCGTCCTGGCTCGATCGGGTGCGCAACGATCCGAACGCGCAGCCGCTGTTGCGCTCCTATGCCGAGGCCCAGGCACGCTACCGCGACGGCTCGATGCGCTACGTCAAGCTGCTCGATGGCGGCCTCGTCGACAATTACGGCCTGTCGGGGCTGAGCATCGGCCTGCTCGCCGCGCAACGCCCCTACGAGCCGCTGAGCGAACGGCAGGCGGCCAAGCTCAGGCGCATCCTGTTCCTGGTGGTCGATGCCGGCCGCGGCATCTCCGGCGATTTCGTGCAGACGCTCGAAGGGCCGAGCGGCGTCGAGCTGGTGTCCGCGGCCGCCGACACCGCGATCGATGCCAGCGTGCGCTCCAGCTACGCCGCCTTCACGGCGCTCGCCAGCGACTGGTCCGGCAAGCTGAAGCACTGGCGCTGCGGCCTGTCGGCGGCGGATCGCACCAGGCTCGGCGTCGGCGCCGGCTGGAAATGCGGTGACGTCGCGATCTATGTCGAGCGGCTCGGCTTCGACCGGCTCGGACCGGAGCGCGCCGGCATCCTGAACGCCATTCCGACGCGGCTTTCGCTGCCGCCGGAGCAGGTCGACCAGCTGATCACGGGCGGCGCGGACGCACTACGCTCAAGCAAGGCCTATCAGCAGTTCCGGCGCGGGCTCTGA
- the gatA gene encoding Asp-tRNA(Asn)/Glu-tRNA(Gln) amidotransferase subunit GatA: MTDLTSLTIAEAREGLASKSFTARELTDAHLAAIEAARVLNAYVLETPDRARDMAKAADEKIAKGEGGPLAGIPLGIKDLFATRDIRTTACSKILGNFIPPYESTVTSQLWRDGAVLLGKLNNDEFAMGSSNETSCFGPVTNPWRREGSNTTLVPGGSSGGSASAVAALLCMGATATDTGGSIRQPAAFTATVGIKPTYGRCSRWGIVAFASSLDQAGPIARTTRDAAILMRSMAGHDPKDTTSVDIAVPDYEAAIGKSVKGMKIGIPKEYRLDGMPAEIEKLWSEGAQWLKAAGAELVEVSLPHTKYALPAYYIVAPAEASSNLARYDGVRYGLREPAKNIIEMYENSRADGFGDEVRRRVLIGTYVLSAGYYDAYYLRAQKVRTLIKKDFEDCFAKGVHAILTPATPSAAFGIGEKGGADPVEMYLNDIFTVTVNMAGLPGIAVPAGKETQGLPLGLQLIGRPFDEETLFSLGEVIEQAAGRFAAPRWW, from the coding sequence ATGACCGATTTGACATCGCTGACGATCGCCGAGGCCCGCGAGGGCCTGGCGAGCAAATCCTTCACCGCCCGCGAACTGACCGATGCGCATCTCGCCGCCATCGAGGCCGCGCGCGTGCTCAATGCCTATGTGCTCGAGACGCCGGACCGCGCCCGCGACATGGCGAAGGCCGCCGACGAGAAGATTGCAAAGGGCGAGGGCGGACCGCTGGCCGGCATTCCGCTCGGCATCAAGGACCTGTTCGCGACCCGCGATATCCGAACCACGGCGTGCTCGAAGATCCTCGGCAATTTCATTCCGCCCTACGAGTCGACGGTGACCTCGCAGCTGTGGCGCGACGGCGCGGTGCTGCTCGGCAAGCTCAACAATGACGAGTTCGCGATGGGCTCGTCGAACGAGACCTCGTGCTTCGGCCCGGTGACCAACCCGTGGCGGCGCGAAGGCTCCAACACCACGCTGGTGCCGGGCGGCTCGTCCGGCGGCTCGGCCTCGGCCGTCGCTGCACTGCTCTGCATGGGCGCGACCGCGACCGACACCGGCGGCTCGATCCGCCAGCCCGCCGCGTTCACCGCGACCGTCGGCATCAAGCCGACCTACGGCCGCTGCTCGCGCTGGGGCATCGTGGCGTTCGCGTCTTCGCTCGACCAGGCCGGCCCGATCGCGCGCACGACGCGCGATGCCGCGATCCTGATGCGCTCGATGGCCGGTCACGATCCCAAGGACACCACGTCGGTCGACATCGCGGTGCCGGATTACGAGGCCGCGATCGGCAAGTCCGTGAAGGGCATGAAGATCGGAATCCCGAAGGAGTACCGGCTCGACGGCATGCCTGCCGAGATCGAAAAACTCTGGAGCGAGGGCGCGCAGTGGCTGAAGGCCGCGGGTGCGGAGCTCGTCGAGGTGTCGCTGCCGCACACCAAATACGCGCTGCCGGCCTATTACATCGTAGCGCCGGCGGAGGCCTCGTCGAACCTCGCGCGCTATGACGGCGTGCGCTATGGGCTGCGCGAGCCGGCCAAGAACATCATCGAGATGTACGAGAACTCCCGCGCCGACGGCTTTGGCGACGAGGTGCGTCGCCGCGTGCTGATCGGCACCTATGTGCTCTCGGCCGGCTACTACGATGCCTATTATCTGCGTGCGCAGAAGGTGCGGACGCTGATCAAGAAGGACTTTGAGGACTGCTTCGCCAAGGGCGTGCACGCGATCCTGACGCCGGCGACGCCGTCGGCGGCATTCGGCATCGGCGAGAAGGGCGGTGCCGATCCGGTCGAGATGTATCTCAACGACATCTTCACGGTGACCGTGAACATGGCGGGCCTGCCGGGCATCGCCGTGCCCGCGGGCAAGGAGACGCAAGGCCTGCCGCTCGGCCTGCAACTGATCGGCCGTCCGTTCGACGAGGAGACGCTGTTCTCGCTCGGCGAGGTGATCGAGCAGGCGGCCGGCCGGTTCGCGGCGCCAAGATGGTGGTGA
- the gatC gene encoding Asp-tRNA(Asn)/Glu-tRNA(Gln) amidotransferase subunit GatC: MSVDATTVRRIAHLARIAVSDAEVPHLQGELNAMLAFVEQLSEVNVDGVEPMTSVTPMEMKKRADVVNDGEIADDIVRNAPDTTNHFFLVPKVVE, from the coding sequence ATGTCCGTCGACGCCACGACCGTCCGCCGCATCGCGCACCTGGCGCGGATTGCGGTCAGCGACGCCGAAGTTCCCCATCTCCAGGGCGAGCTGAACGCGATGCTGGCCTTTGTCGAGCAGCTGTCGGAAGTGAATGTCGACGGCGTCGAGCCGATGACCTCGGTGACGCCGATGGAGATGAAGAAGCGCGCCGACGTGGTCAATGACGGCGAAATCGCCGACGACATCGTCCGCAATGCGCCCGATACGACCAACCACTTCTTCCTGGTGCCGAAGGTGGTCGAGTAG
- a CDS encoding NIPSNAP family protein: protein MITCYLRYEVRADKLAEFEAYGAMWLELVPRFGGIHHGYFLPSEGASDVALAIFSFPSLAAYEQYRKDSALDPDVQKAIAFARETRCFVRYERSFFRPLLPKQA, encoded by the coding sequence ATGATCACCTGTTATCTGCGATACGAAGTTCGTGCGGACAAGCTCGCCGAATTCGAGGCCTATGGTGCGATGTGGCTGGAACTGGTGCCGCGGTTTGGCGGTATTCATCACGGCTATTTCTTGCCGTCCGAGGGCGCCAGCGACGTCGCGTTGGCGATTTTCAGCTTTCCGAGCCTTGCGGCCTACGAACAGTACCGCAAGGATTCAGCGCTCGATCCGGACGTTCAGAAGGCGATCGCCTTCGCGAGGGAGACGCGCTGCTTTGTCCGCTATGAGCGGTCGTTCTTTCGGCCGTTGCTGCCGAAGCAGGCCTAG
- a CDS encoding nitronate monooxygenase family protein: protein MWPDRRLIDRFKTEFPIVLAPMAGVMDAELVIAVAQGGGLGSLPCAMLSAEKAREQVNIIRQRVSAPLNLNFFCHKAVDADPAREAQWRQRLGPYYREHGLDPDAPINAANRAPFDAAFCAVVEELKPEVVSFHFGLPEPKLLQRVKAAGAIVMSSATTVKEAIWLEENGADVVIAQGADAGGHRAMFLTDDIAEQPGTFSLLPQVVDAVKVPVVAAGGIADGRGIAAAFALGASAVQIGTAFLRCPESKVGAAGRVALAQASDESTVITNVMTGRPARGVANRVMREVGPISPDAPAFPHAATALGPLKAAAEKQGKVDFTNLWAGQAVRMGKEMPAAELTRALAGAALARMGKMAG, encoded by the coding sequence ATGTGGCCGGACCGTCGATTGATCGATCGTTTCAAGACCGAATTCCCGATCGTGCTGGCGCCGATGGCCGGCGTGATGGATGCGGAGCTCGTGATTGCGGTTGCGCAGGGCGGCGGGCTCGGCTCGCTGCCCTGTGCGATGCTCTCGGCGGAAAAGGCGCGTGAGCAGGTCAACATCATCCGCCAGCGCGTGTCTGCGCCGCTCAACCTCAACTTCTTCTGCCACAAGGCGGTCGACGCCGATCCGGCGCGCGAGGCGCAATGGCGGCAGCGACTGGGGCCTTACTATCGCGAACACGGCCTCGATCCGGATGCGCCGATCAACGCGGCGAACCGCGCGCCGTTCGATGCGGCATTCTGCGCAGTGGTCGAGGAGCTGAAGCCCGAGGTCGTCAGCTTCCATTTCGGCCTGCCGGAGCCAAAACTGTTGCAGCGGGTGAAGGCAGCGGGCGCCATCGTGATGTCGTCGGCGACGACAGTGAAGGAGGCGATCTGGCTCGAGGAGAACGGTGCCGACGTCGTCATCGCGCAAGGCGCCGACGCCGGCGGCCATCGCGCCATGTTCCTGACCGATGATATCGCCGAGCAGCCCGGCACGTTCTCGCTGCTGCCGCAGGTGGTCGACGCGGTGAAGGTGCCGGTCGTGGCGGCCGGCGGCATCGCGGACGGACGGGGGATCGCGGCGGCCTTCGCGCTCGGCGCATCCGCTGTGCAGATCGGCACCGCGTTCCTGCGCTGTCCAGAATCCAAGGTCGGCGCGGCGGGCCGTGTGGCGCTGGCGCAGGCGAGCGATGAATCGACCGTCATCACCAATGTGATGACCGGCCGCCCGGCGCGGGGTGTCGCCAACCGCGTGATGCGCGAGGTCGGCCCGATCTCACCAGACGCGCCGGCGTTCCCGCACGCGGCGACCGCCCTCGGGCCGCTGAAGGCGGCTGCCGAAAAACAGGGCAAGGTCGATTTCACCAACCTCTGGGCCGGGCAGGCGGTGCGGATGGGCAAGGAAATGCCGGCCGCCGAGCTGACCCGCGCGCTGGCAGGTGCCGCGCTGGCACGGATGGGCAAGATGGCGGGCTGA
- a CDS encoding nitronate monooxygenase, whose translation MQNREQRMPTGTELTARLGIAHPILAAPMAMITGSRLVMAVSDAGGFGILGGGYGDKAWLEAETAVLRRYRRPFGIGFITWSLAKQPELINIALEARPRAVMLSFGDPAPFAPKIKAAGALLICQVQSEEMAQQALDCGADILIAQGTEAGGHGASRTTLDIVPAIIDFAAGRVPVVAAGGIADGRGLAAMMMLGASGVLMGTRFHASVEADAPERAKQLICAAKSGETVRGVVMDWSRKLMWPAPFTARSLSNDHLRRWSGREIELMQRADEIAEEYAAAREAANFDVAAVFAGESVGLIHDIVPVAEIVGRIVAEAEQTLQGRRNSLSSLS comes from the coding sequence ATCCAGAACAGGGAGCAACGCATGCCGACCGGCACCGAATTGACGGCACGTCTGGGCATCGCGCATCCGATCCTGGCGGCGCCGATGGCGATGATCACGGGAAGCCGGCTCGTCATGGCGGTGAGCGATGCGGGCGGCTTCGGCATTCTCGGCGGCGGCTATGGAGATAAAGCCTGGCTCGAGGCGGAGACGGCGGTGCTCAGGCGATATCGCCGTCCATTCGGGATCGGCTTCATCACCTGGAGCCTCGCGAAGCAGCCGGAGCTGATCAATATCGCGCTGGAGGCGCGACCGCGCGCGGTGATGCTGTCATTCGGCGATCCCGCGCCGTTCGCGCCCAAGATCAAGGCCGCGGGCGCGCTGCTGATCTGCCAGGTGCAGAGCGAGGAGATGGCGCAACAAGCGCTCGATTGCGGCGCCGACATCCTGATCGCGCAGGGCACGGAGGCGGGCGGTCACGGCGCTTCGCGCACCACGCTCGACATCGTGCCTGCGATCATCGATTTCGCGGCAGGGCGCGTCCCTGTCGTCGCAGCCGGCGGCATCGCGGATGGCCGCGGCCTCGCGGCGATGATGATGCTCGGCGCATCCGGCGTGCTGATGGGAACGCGCTTCCATGCCAGCGTCGAGGCCGATGCGCCCGAGCGGGCGAAGCAGCTGATCTGCGCGGCAAAGAGCGGCGAGACGGTGCGCGGCGTGGTGATGGACTGGTCGCGCAAGCTGATGTGGCCGGCGCCGTTCACCGCGCGCTCGCTCTCCAACGACCATCTGCGGCGCTGGAGCGGCCGCGAGATCGAGCTGATGCAGCGCGCGGACGAGATCGCGGAGGAATACGCCGCTGCGAGGGAAGCGGCCAATTTCGATGTTGCCGCGGTGTTTGCCGGCGAGTCCGTCGGGCTGATCCATGATATCGTTCCCGTGGCCGAGATCGTCGGCCGCATTGTCGCCGAGGCCGAGCAGACGTTGCAGGGCCGGCGCAACTCTCTTTCCTCTTTGTCCTGA
- a CDS encoding LysR substrate-binding domain-containing protein: MELTDLLTFSTVARLGGITRAADELNTVQSNVTQRIKALEAEIGTPLFERHSRGMSLTGAGRRLLPYAQRMAALSREAVLAARDDGEPKGPLSIGSMETTAAVRLPTLLAEFHRRYPAVRLTLRTAPTADLVASVLDGSLDGAFVAGPIEHAELSATSAFTEELVLVTAQRWKSLAALRAGTPESGPTALVFRTGCTYRQRLEQVFTEFGWPSAARFELGTLDGMVGCVAADMGVTLLPRAVVERDHVQRDIKIHKLSSQHAHVETLFIQRRATHQSSALQGLAACLGGDDRVIAA; this comes from the coding sequence ATGGAATTGACCGACCTGCTCACCTTTTCCACGGTCGCCCGGCTCGGCGGCATCACCCGGGCCGCCGACGAGCTGAACACCGTGCAGTCCAACGTCACCCAGCGCATCAAGGCGCTGGAGGCCGAGATCGGCACGCCACTATTCGAGCGTCACAGCCGCGGCATGTCGCTGACCGGCGCCGGCCGCCGCCTGCTGCCGTATGCGCAGCGCATGGCGGCGCTGTCGCGCGAAGCTGTGCTCGCCGCGCGCGACGATGGCGAGCCGAAGGGGCCGCTGTCGATCGGCTCGATGGAGACGACAGCCGCGGTGCGGCTGCCGACGCTGCTTGCCGAGTTTCATCGCCGCTATCCGGCGGTGCGCCTGACCTTGCGCACCGCGCCGACCGCCGACCTCGTCGCCTCCGTGCTCGACGGCTCGCTCGATGGCGCCTTTGTCGCCGGTCCGATCGAGCACGCCGAACTGTCGGCGACATCAGCCTTCACCGAGGAACTGGTGCTCGTCACCGCGCAGCGCTGGAAGTCGCTCGCCGCGTTGCGCGCCGGCACGCCGGAGTCGGGCCCCACTGCGCTCGTGTTCCGCACCGGCTGCACCTATAGGCAGCGCCTCGAACAGGTGTTCACCGAGTTCGGCTGGCCGTCGGCCGCCCGCTTCGAACTCGGCACGCTCGACGGCATGGTCGGCTGTGTCGCCGCCGACATGGGCGTCACCTTGCTCCCGCGCGCGGTCGTCGAGCGCGACCACGTCCAGCGCGACATCAAGATCCACAAGCTCAGTTCGCAGCATGCGCATGTCGAGACGCTGTTCATCCAGCGCCGCGCCACGCACCAATCCAGCGCGTTGCAGGGACTTGCCGCATGCCTTGGCGGCGACGATCGGGTCATCGCCGCCTGA
- the ruvX gene encoding Holliday junction resolvase RuvX, with amino-acid sequence MPAPILPLIEAAPHWPERGALVGLDLGTKTIGVAVSDPDRRLATGVETIQRKQFKADAARLFAIAAERNAVGFVLGLPINMDGSEGPRAQSTRAFARNLSNLTALAIGLWDERLSTAAVERELIGMDVSRARRAEVIDEHAAIFILQGALDRLAKLRGDR; translated from the coding sequence ATGCCCGCCCCCATCCTCCCCCTGATCGAAGCTGCGCCGCACTGGCCCGAGCGCGGCGCGCTTGTTGGCCTCGACCTCGGTACCAAGACCATCGGCGTCGCCGTCTCCGATCCGGACCGGCGGCTCGCGACCGGCGTCGAGACCATCCAGCGCAAGCAGTTCAAGGCCGACGCCGCGCGGCTGTTCGCGATCGCGGCCGAGCGCAATGCCGTTGGCTTCGTGCTGGGCCTGCCGATCAACATGGACGGCAGCGAGGGCCCGCGCGCGCAATCGACCCGGGCCTTCGCCCGTAATCTCTCAAACCTCACCGCGCTTGCGATCGGGCTGTGGGACGAGCGGCTCTCGACCGCCGCGGTCGAGCGCGAGCTGATCGGGATGGACGTCAGCCGCGCCCGCCGTGCCGAGGTGATCGACGAGCACGCGGCGATCTTCATCCTGCAGGGCGCACTGGACCGGCTGGCGAAGCTGCGCGGAGACCGCTGA
- a CDS encoding AEC family transporter, translating to MAVVIAALLPVFLLIVLGFILRRTLMRLDTQWHGLEQLTYYVLFPVLLVQTLVKADLTKVPVAGVGGALLLAALVMCLLCLALRAPLARAGVDGPAFSSIFQGATRWQTYVALSVSGNLYGKVGLALASVAMVAIIPLVNVFSVAVLAKYASSGKRSAGAIGMTVVKNPLIWACVVGLAINVTHVPLPKIWHDVADALGGSSLAIGLLVTGAGLHLEGIFRPSLAASIALVLKLVAMPVLTVALAVWFGVTGANLAIVAACAAVPTSPSAYVLARQMGGDAPLLAQIITLQTILAAITMPIVIAVVGP from the coding sequence ATGGCCGTGGTGATCGCGGCGCTGCTGCCGGTATTTTTGCTGATCGTGCTCGGCTTCATCCTGAGACGCACGCTGATGCGGCTCGACACCCAATGGCATGGGCTGGAACAGCTCACTTACTACGTGCTGTTCCCGGTCCTGCTGGTGCAGACGCTGGTCAAGGCCGATCTGACCAAGGTGCCAGTCGCGGGCGTCGGCGGCGCGCTGCTGCTCGCCGCGCTCGTGATGTGCCTGCTGTGTCTTGCGCTGCGGGCCCCGCTCGCCCGCGCCGGGGTCGACGGCCCCGCCTTCTCCTCCATCTTCCAGGGCGCCACTCGCTGGCAGACCTATGTCGCGCTGTCGGTGTCGGGCAATCTCTATGGCAAGGTCGGACTTGCGCTGGCCTCGGTCGCGATGGTCGCGATCATTCCGCTGGTCAACGTCTTCAGCGTCGCCGTGCTGGCGAAATATGCCTCATCCGGCAAGCGGTCCGCGGGCGCCATCGGGATGACCGTCGTGAAGAACCCGCTGATCTGGGCCTGCGTCGTCGGGCTCGCCATCAACGTCACGCATGTCCCGCTGCCGAAAATCTGGCACGACGTCGCCGACGCGCTCGGCGGCTCGTCGCTGGCGATCGGGCTGCTCGTGACCGGCGCCGGGCTGCATCTGGAAGGTATCTTCCGTCCCAGCCTCGCCGCCAGTATCGCGCTGGTCCTGAAGCTGGTCGCAATGCCCGTCCTGACCGTCGCGCTCGCCGTATGGTTCGGCGTCACCGGCGCCAATCTCGCCATCGTCGCGGCCTGCGCCGCGGTGCCGACCTCGCCGTCAGCCTATGTGCTGGCGCGCCAGATGGGGGGCGACGCCCCCCTGCTCGCCCAGATCATCACGCTGCAGACGATTTTGGCCGCGATCACGATGCCGATCGTGATCGCCGTCGTTGGGCCGTAG
- a CDS encoding ABC transporter substrate-binding protein, whose product MARLIRTLLASVVALASLGAITQQVRDQGVTDTEIRIGNLMPYSGALEIFGQIGKAEAAYFEMINERGGIGGRKIRFMSYDDLSDASNAMDLTRILVETDNVLLMFGSFGAPGNLAARKYLNERQVPQLFVASGDQDLSEPSVYPWTMGWQPSYREEGRIYANYIQAFYPGKKIVALWENDQFGRELFKGLVQGLGDVAHNIRVDIAYDVDDQHLDGHISILKQSGAEVFVFAGVPENASKVIRAAAEHGWRPVFIVNQMASSIETVLKPAGTENATGVVTAAFLKDASDPAWREEQGAWRSFLDKYTKAGGKDDAAAVYGYAAAETLVQVLRQCGNDLSRENVMKQAAALRDYQASALLPGIKINTGQFRPVEQLRLLQFDGRSWQPIGDVLDTAFTGSSGK is encoded by the coding sequence ATGGCTAGGTTGATCCGAACGCTCTTGGCCAGCGTCGTCGCGCTGGCGTCTCTCGGCGCCATCACGCAGCAGGTCCGAGACCAGGGCGTGACCGATACCGAAATCCGCATCGGCAATCTGATGCCGTACAGCGGCGCGCTGGAGATCTTCGGCCAGATCGGCAAGGCGGAAGCCGCCTATTTCGAGATGATCAACGAACGCGGCGGAATCGGCGGCCGCAAGATCCGCTTCATGTCCTACGACGATCTGTCGGATGCTTCCAACGCCATGGACCTCACGCGCATTCTGGTCGAGACCGACAATGTGCTTTTGATGTTCGGTTCGTTTGGCGCGCCGGGGAATCTCGCCGCGCGGAAGTATCTCAACGAACGGCAGGTCCCCCAGCTTTTTGTTGCCTCCGGCGATCAGGACCTCAGCGAGCCATCGGTCTATCCGTGGACCATGGGCTGGCAGCCCTCATACCGCGAGGAGGGGCGCATCTACGCCAATTACATCCAGGCCTTCTATCCCGGAAAGAAGATCGTGGCGCTCTGGGAGAACGACCAGTTCGGCCGGGAATTGTTCAAGGGATTGGTGCAAGGTCTGGGAGACGTCGCCCACAATATCAGGGTCGACATCGCCTATGATGTCGACGATCAGCATCTGGACGGCCACATCTCGATCCTGAAGCAATCGGGGGCCGAGGTCTTTGTGTTTGCCGGAGTGCCGGAAAATGCCTCGAAGGTGATCCGGGCCGCGGCCGAGCACGGCTGGCGACCGGTGTTCATCGTGAACCAGATGGCGTCATCGATCGAGACGGTGCTCAAGCCGGCCGGCACGGAGAATGCGACCGGGGTCGTCACTGCCGCCTTCCTGAAGGATGCAAGTGATCCGGCCTGGAGGGAAGAGCAGGGCGCCTGGCGCAGCTTCCTCGACAAGTATACGAAAGCCGGCGGCAAGGATGACGCTGCTGCAGTCTACGGCTATGCGGCCGCCGAAACGCTGGTCCAGGTGCTCAGGCAATGCGGCAACGACCTGTCGCGCGAAAACGTCATGAAGCAGGCTGCGGCACTCAGGGATTATCAGGCATCCGCCTTGCTCCCCGGCATCAAGATCAATACCGGTCAGTTCCGTCCGGTCGAGCAATTGCGGTTGCTCCAGTTTGACGGCCGCAGCTGGCAGCCGATCGGTGACGTGCTCGATACGGCGTTCACCGGTTCGTCCGGAAAATAG
- a CDS encoding CPBP family intramembrane glutamic endopeptidase, whose translation MDSLTPHDATATIEPPPPPRVWKFWGTALWGLLIFVAMFVGQVAVVIYRIIEQGGELSAAGITHVVADGLTISLSVLAGLPMVLLVLWFAIRRTGIPFADYLGLRGTSWKNVIIGVVALVVLVGAWDMVSRAAGREVTPGFMGDVLKSAQEHSALWLLVIAFAVAAPLWEELFARGWLYRGWSESRLGPYGAILLSSIVWTFMHLQYDWFFLCEVLSIGFLFGYLRFRTGSTWLTILLHGLNNFAATLQTWWLAG comes from the coding sequence ATGGATTCTCTCACGCCGCACGACGCGACTGCCACTATCGAACCGCCGCCACCACCGCGGGTCTGGAAGTTCTGGGGCACCGCGCTGTGGGGCCTTTTGATCTTCGTCGCAATGTTCGTCGGCCAGGTTGCCGTCGTCATCTACCGCATCATCGAGCAGGGCGGAGAACTGTCGGCGGCCGGCATCACCCATGTGGTCGCCGACGGTCTGACGATTTCGCTCTCGGTGCTCGCCGGCCTGCCGATGGTGCTGCTGGTGCTGTGGTTCGCGATCCGCCGGACCGGGATCCCGTTCGCCGATTACCTCGGGCTGCGCGGAACGTCGTGGAAGAACGTGATCATCGGCGTCGTCGCGCTCGTCGTGCTGGTCGGCGCCTGGGACATGGTGTCCCGCGCCGCCGGCCGCGAGGTGACGCCGGGCTTCATGGGCGATGTGCTGAAATCGGCGCAGGAGCACAGCGCGCTGTGGCTTCTGGTGATCGCCTTCGCCGTGGCCGCGCCGCTCTGGGAGGAGCTGTTCGCGCGTGGCTGGCTCTATCGCGGCTGGTCGGAATCCCGGCTCGGCCCCTATGGCGCGATCCTGCTGTCGTCGATCGTCTGGACCTTCATGCACCTGCAGTACGACTGGTTCTTCCTCTGTGAGGTGCTTTCGATCGGGTTCCTGTTCGGTTACCTGCGCTTCCGCACCGGCTCGACCTGGCTGACCATCCTGCTGCACGGGCTGAACAATTTTGCGGCGACGCTGCAGACCTGGTGGCTGGCGGGCTGA